Proteins encoded in a region of the Chiloscyllium punctatum isolate Juve2018m chromosome 16, sChiPun1.3, whole genome shotgun sequence genome:
- the LOC140486881 gene encoding espin-like protein: MTEEDIIRIEKQIENLQVMHKVQKVETELEQLELELQQLLPVSAALSPEHFTVNPKQVRGQADDLPAWCNKISTLLKSMAILLATLGGKEIDIPDTVPSHDQYRIHVTDAVKVSPAKETNMNIGRSQSFSSTREDVQKEILQCGVSVKTIKANYELQLQSKMSDDMQHRVYKRKRSLPVVPPSANTILEEPHNFAINEIPSSEYRMQSNHKPLMVEEPLIVPAHASLLFSSSTDRSKNDVDQYLNLDNETLFSPDLMTRSLPVQTDLSCVQQYIDMRKERIVYLFLEHWRKWTFTESFRQYQMAPSISDAMAEDFKDIQYHDGLLYNTSELQSEIIRGRSDDDRLLYFMKQRQVVGKLIGHWRTIISQVPTRQIKRLSQHYKIYWPEQFLPHVNGASVDYNSLSLDLFMLGYFQLLEMNMTRSERKFRHILCYEMFDRLGSHNWELIRNFHKVVMEEIESGKRDWADGFEDVKQEFFGDRVDAVDIHQYKATTQQQQSETEPAELSRQESFVSATNSFSVSDNAVDEQMQKSKVRKESIQLISELGEFCNEEICRYIDRSFSFWKEKEAELFVI, translated from the coding sequence ATGACAGAAGAAGATATCATCCGTATAGAAAAGCAAATTGAAAACCTTCAAGTCATGCATAAAGTGCAGAAGGTGGAGACGGAGCTTGAGCAGCTAGAGCTTGAGCTTCAGCAACTCCTGCCTGTGTCTGCTGCATTATCTCCTGAGCATTTTACTGTGAACCCAAAACAGGTACGTGGACAGGCAGATGACCTGCCAGCTTGGTGTAACAAGATATCGACCTTACTGAAGAGCATGGCGATCCTTCTAGCCACTTTAGGTGGCAAGGAGATAGACATTCCAGACACAGTGCCTTCCCATGACCAATACAGGATACACGTGACTGATGCCGTGAAGGTTTCTCCAGCTAAGGAGACAAATATGAACATTGGACGGTCTCAATCATTCAGTTCAACAAGAGAGGACGTCCAGAAAGAAATCTTGCAATGCGGTGTGTCAGTCAAAACCATAAAAGCGAATTATGAGTTACAACTGCAATCAAAAATGTCAGATGATATGCAACATAGAGTTTATAAAAGGAAGAGATCTTTACCCGTTGTACCTCCTAGTGCAAATACTATTTTGGAAGAACCTCATAATTTTGCTATCAATGAAATTCCAAGTTCTGAGTATAGAATGCAAAGTAACCATAAGCCGTTGATGGTGGAAGAGCCATTAATTGTACCAGCCCATGCATCTTTGCTGTTTTCTAGTTCAACAGACAGAAGCAAAAATGATGTAGACCAATATTTAAATCTAGACAATGAGACTTTATTTAGTCCAGATCTCATGACCAGAAGCCTCCCAGTCCAGACAGACCTCAGCTGTGTCCAACAATATATAGACATGAGGAAGGAACGGATTGTGTACCTCTTCCTtgaacactggagaaaatggactTTCACTGAATCATTCAGGCAATACCAAATGGCACCAAGTATTTCAGATGCTATGGCTGAGGATTTCAAAGACATTCAATACCATGATGGACTGCTGTACAATACGTCAGAATTACAGTCTGAGATCATCAGAGGAAGAAGCGATGATGATCGCCTTCTCTACTTCATGAAACAGAGGCAAGTTGTTGGCAAACTAATTGGCCATTGGAGGACAATTATATCTCAAGTCCCAACCCGCCAAATAAAGCGACTAAGTCAACATTACAAGATATACTGGCCTGAGCAGTTTCTCCCTCATGTTAATGGTGCTTCTGTTGATTACAATAGCTTAAGCCTTGACCTGTTCATGCTCGGGTACTTCCAATTGTTGGAAATGAACATGACTCGCTCCGAGAGGAAATTCCGACACATCCTTTGCTATGAGATGTTTGACCGCCTAGGAAGCCACAATTGGGAACTGATAAGAAATTTTCACAAAGTCGTCATGGAAGAGATTGAGTCTGGAAAACGGGATTGGGCTGATGGATTTGAAGACGTTAAGCAGGAGTTCTTTGGAGACAGGGTTGATGCAGTTGACATTCACCAATACAAGGCAACAACCCAGCAACAGCAGTCAGAGACAGAACCTGCAGAATTATCTCGACAGGAGTCATTTGTGAGTGCCACAAACAGTTTCTCAGTCAGTGACAATGCAGTCGATGAGCAGATGCAGAAAAGCAAAGTTAGAAAGGAATCGATTCAACTCATCTCTGAACTTGGAGAATTCTGCAATGAAGAAATATGCCGATATATTGATCGAAGCTTTTCATTCTGGAAGGAGAAAGAAGCAGAGTTATTTGTTATTTAA